TCTTTTAATTCTCTTTTTACTGTTTTGATTTTTAGTCCAATTCTTAAGGCTGATTCCTCAAACATTTTTGGGCTCATAAATTGATTATAAATAGCTAATCCACTTGTTAAGGATTCAGCAGAACTGGGCCTATTATAATATTTTGATAAAAATAATAAACATTCAAGAAGAGAATCTATTTTTCTAGTGCTTGTCATTTGTTCGAGTTCATTTTCGCTTATTTCAGGTTTCAAAGTTTGCCTTTATTTTTTATATAAGGATTTCTGATTTTTAATTAAATCAACAACAACTTGCATTTTCTGTAAATGTGGATGTAAAGCTTCAATTGCAAGTTTGGCTTCTTTGGAAGAAATATATGCCCCATAAAGTATTCTTTCTTTTCCTTTTACTTTAAAATTGTAATAATTATCATCTAAATAATATCTTCTGATAAATTCTTTCATGCTAATATTTTTATTAACATTTAAAATAACTATGGTATAAAATTTTGATGATTCATTCAAGAACTCAGTTTTTATTTCTAAAGGTAGAATCTCTTTTACTGAACTTAGAATTCTTAGATTATAATTTTGTTTTTTTTCTATTTTTTTATTTATATTATTATCTTCCACTTTTTTTTCAAAAGAAAGAGGAATGACTTTTTTATTCACTTTAATTTTAAAAGAAGCAACTCTTTTTTTATCATTGTCTACTTCTAAATTATAAATATCTGTTAACATATCATCTAACATCATATTAACAGTACCATCTTTAGTAAAATCTTTTGCTCGATTAAGACTGTCTTGTGTGATACTATCTATTTTTTCATCTGGTTTTTTTTCCTTTGAAAGCGAAGTATCGCTAGCATTCAAGTCATCATTTAATATTTCAATTAAATCATTTTCTTCATTGGAATCACTTTTATACTCATCAAAACTAAGTACAATCTTTTCACATAAAGTATTTTGATGCTTTAGAATAGTTCTAGTTAATAAACCTAAATCTTTTAAAATTTGGTAGTAATTTTTAAAATGCAAAAATTCTTGTTCTATTAAATCATTTTTTGCTTTAAATACTTCTGCTTCTTGATTAACTAAATCTAGAAAAGTTCTAGTACCACCTTCAAACTGCTGATGGTAAATTCCAAGTATTTCTTTGTTATATAAAATATAATTTTTCAAATATTTAATCTTATTTTTTATATTAAAGTAAATAAAATGTCTAAGAGCAGACTCTTTTTTAACTTTATTAGTAAGTGAATCTAATAAAATCTGAGCTTCATTTAAAAAGGTTTTTTCTTGTAGATATTTACTTTGATCCCTAAAACCATTAAACAAATTGTAAGTTAATTGAATTTTAAAAGACAGTTCATCTTTTCTAGTATTCACTTTGTCCAAATCTTTATCAAACTCTTGTGTAATGTAAGCATTAATACTTGGCAAAAAGAGTCTGTTTTGTGAAAGTACGTTATTTTGTTTTCTAATCTTTGTTATTTGCTCCAAAATTTCTTTATTGTTAAAAAGTGCTTCTTTAATAAACGCTTCTTCTTTTAGAACAATTAAACTTTCATCAACAATTGGTCTGCAAATAAATTCATTTTTTATTTCTAAATTGGAGACTTCTTTTAACGTAAGGTTCAGGTTTTTTTGAGCTTCTACATCTTCATAATACCTTACATAAGAAGTAGCTAATTTTGATTCAACTTGTAATCTATCTAATTTCTCACCACTTACTTCTTCAGAATTGATTGCAATTTCTAAATAGTTTTCATGTACCCCTAAATTATGTTTAACCAAAATTAATTTTTCTTCATATTTAACTAAGTCCAAATATGTTTCAAGTGATGTTTGAATAATATTATCAATTAAAAAGTCATTCGCTAGTTTTTTGGAAAGATACAAATTCTTTTGCTCATCGTATCTGGCATCAGCTTTCCCACCATCATAAAGAAGTTGAGATACTTTTAAAATTACATTATGACCCTTTTGTGTTGAGTCTCTATTACTGTTTTGAGTTTTTTCCTCAATGTCTTTTTTTTCATAATAAGCATCAAGTGTTAAACTTGGTAAAAAAGAGGCACGTTCTTCGTCAATATAATATTTATTGGCTTGGGTATTTTTATGAAAAGATTTTATTTCTGGATTTTCTTTAATGGTATTTTCTATCACATTTTTAAGACTAATGGCTTCTAGTAAAGAACAAAAGATAAAACCAACAAATATAAGCTTTGTATACATTCAGCATCCTATGAATTATGTCTTAATTATTTTAGCTAAACTCTTTTAAATTAATATAAGTTTTTATTATTATTTTTGTATTTTGGCCTTAGTAAGATAATTTATTTATTATTTTTACTTAATTTCTTGATGACTATTCTACACTTAAAAAACTATCTTTGCATTTTGACTAATAAATACGTTTTTAATATGAAATTTTAAAGAAGAGATCTTTTGTATTAATAAAAGTTTTTACTCTATGAATTATGAAAGAAAGAGGAAGAAAAAACATGAATTTTATTTACTTATAATTTTACGTATTTAAATATTAGATTGAATCAATAGTTGATACTTATAAGGAAAATATTTTGTAAAAAAAAACCTCAATACTTAGAGTATTGAGGTTTATAATCGAAATTGATGAGAGAAGTAATTATTACTTCCCTCGGACCTTTCTATATAATTATGAAATCTGCGATTTCAATTATATTAAAGAAAGCTCGTTAATCAGGATAAGAGTGAGATTACTCACTCTTATAATTCCTGATTAACCATTTCTCTTTTTAATGATCTCATCAGATACATTTCTTGGAACTTCAGCATAATTATCAAATACCATAGAATAAGTTGCACGTCCTTGAGACATAGATCTTAAATCTGTAGAGTATCCAAACATTTCAGCCAAAGGAACCATTGCAACAACTAATTTGATACCAGCTCTGTCATCCATAGACTGAACTTGTCCTCTTCTTTTGTTACAATCGCCAATAACATCACCCATATAATCTTCAGGAGTTTCAATTTCTACTCTCATCATAGGTTCTAAAATAACAGGACCTGCAGCATCAGATCTACAACCCTTTTTAAATCCCATAGAAGCAGCTAATTTAAACGCCATTTCAGATGAATCTACATCATGGTAAGAACCATCATATAATGCAACTTGAATGTTAACCATTGGGTAACCAGCTAGAATTCCACCAGCCATTGCTTCTTGACAACCTTTATCAACAGCAGGAATATATTCTTTTGGAACAGATCCACCTTTAATGTTGTTTTTAAAGATATAGTTTTCTTCACTATCTGAAGGTAATGGAGTAAGTTCTAAATATACGTGACCGTATTGACCTTTACCACCAGATTGTTTAGCATATTTGTACTCAACTTTAGTTGCATTTTTAATAGTTTCTCTATAAGCAACTTGAGGCGCACCAACTTCTGCTTCAACAGCGAATTCTCTTTTCATTCTATCAACAAGGATTTCTAAGTGAAGCTCACCCATTCCTGAAATAATAGTTTGACCAGATTCTTCATCTGTTTTAACTCTAAAAGAAGGATCTTCTTGAGCTAGTTTTCCTAAAGCAACACCCATTTTTTCTTGATCTGCTTTAGTTTTAGGCTCAACTGCAACAGATATAACTGGTTCAGGAAAGTCCATTTTTTCTAAAATAACTGGATCTTTTTCAGATGCCAAAGTATCACCAGTAATTGTTGATTTTAATCCAACTACAGCTCCTATTTCACCAGCATATAATTCAGAAACTTCTTCTCTTTTATTTGCATGCATTTTAAGAAGTCTACCAATTCTTTCTTTTTTCATTTTTGTTGAATTAAGAACGTAAGTACCAGATTTTAAAACACCTCTATAAATTCTAGCAAATGTCAATTGTCCAACAAAAGGATCTGTCATAATTTTAAAAGCTAAAGCAGCAACTTCACCCTCATCAGATGATTCAACAATAACAGGTTCGCCGTCTTGAGTTTCACCTTTAATATCTTCAACTTCTACAGGAGAAGGTAAATATCTACAAACAGCGTCAAGTAACGTTTGAACACCTTTGTTTTTAAATGCAGTTCCACAAATCATAGGAGTAATGTTCATTGCTAAACAACCCTTTTTAATCGCAGCCATGATTTCGTCATTAGTAATTTCTTCACCTTCAAGGTATTTCATTTCTAAATCTTCATCTTGTTCTGCAGCAGCTTCAACTAATTTTTCTCTGTATTCGTTAGCTTTATCAACTAAATTAGCAGGAATTTCTTCTACGTGGTAGTTAGAACCCATTTCTGCATCTAAATCCCAAACAATTGCTTTCATTTGAACTAAATCAATAACACCAGCAAAGTTTTCTTCAGCTCCAATAGGAATTTGAATAGGCACAGGATTAGCTTTAAGTCTTTCAGCTACTTGTGATTCAACAGAGAAGAAATCAGCACCAGTTCTGTCCATTTTATTTACAAAAATGATTCTTGGAACTCTGTATTTATTTGCTTGTCTCCAAACAGTCTCAGATTGTGGTTGAACCCCACCAACTGAACAGAATACTGCAACAGCACCATCAAGAACTCTCATAGATCTCTCAACTTCAATTGTGAAGTCAACGTGACCTGGAGTATCAATGATATTAATCATAGTATCCGTACCATCTACTGGGTTTTTCCAGTGACAAGTTGTAGCAGCAGAAGTAATTGTAATACCTCTTTCTTGCTCTTGTTCCATCCAATCCATTGTAGCAGCACCATCGTGAACTTCACCGATTTTATGCTCAACACCTGTATAGAATAAAATTCTTTCAGTTGTAGTAGTTTTCCCTGCATCAATATGAGCAGCGATTCCTATGTTTCTAACTTGGTGTAGTGGTGTAACTCTTGCCATATTAAATTCCTACCATCTGTAGTGAGCAAATGCTTTATTAGCTTCTGCCATTCTATGCATATCTTCTTTTTTCTTGAATGATGCGCCTCTGTCGTTAGCTGCTTCGAATAATTCGTTAGCAAGTCTTTCAACCATAGTTCTTTCATTTCTTTTTCTAGCAGCGTCAACTAACCATCTTAAAGATAAAGTTTGTCTTCGTACTGGTCTAACTTCAACAGGCACTTGATAAGTAGCTCCACCAACTCTTCTAGATTTAACTTCTAAAAGTGGTTTAACATTTTCAATTGCTTTTTCAAATACTTCAATACCAGATTCTTCACCTCTAGTATCAAGATTGGCAATAGCACCATACATGATTTTTTGTGCTGTTGATTTTTTACCATCTAACATAACTGTATTAATAAACTTAGTGATCACTTTACTATTGTAGATAGGATCAGCCATTACTTCTCTAACGGGAGCTTTTCTTCTTCTCATTTTATAATCCTTCTACTTTTTTTTCGGTTTTTTAGTACCGTATTTTGATCTTGCAACAGTTCTTCCGGCAACACCAGCAGTATCTAAAGCACCACGAACAATGTGATATTTAACACCAGGTAAATCTTTAACTCTACCTCCACGAACTAAAACAATTGAATGCTCTTGAAGGTTATGACCTTCTCCACCGATATATGAAATAACTTCAAAACCTGAAGTCAATCTAACTTTTGCAACTTTTCTTAAAGCCGAGTTAGGTTTTTTTGGTGTAGTAGTATAAACTCTAGTACAAACCCCTCTTCTTTGTGGACAACTTTCTAAAGCTGGCGATTTAGATTTTTTAACAATCTTTTTTCGCTCTTTTCTAATCAATTGATTAATAGTAGGCATATTTTCCCTTTTAATTAATAGGACAGATGACAGTAATATATTATATATGTAATGTTCTCTATTCTATTCTTGGTTTGAACAATTCAAGCAATGTTCAAGCTTCTCGTTGACTTTGACATATACCCATGTATAATCAAAACGATACTACCATTCTAGAGAAACGTAGTGTTTTCTAAAAAAGTAAATGGATTATACCCAAGGAAAACTTAATCTTTTATTTATATCTTAAGTTATCCTGAACGTATAGTAAAATCTCTTTATTTATAGTCTTAATATCAATTCATTTTATTATTGTAGAATTATCCAAGAGTTCAAAAGGAAAAAGAATTTTAAGTTTTTTCATTATGCGTGCATTTATATACACTTTCCCTTTTTTATTTTCACTTATTTTTATTAAAGAAAGTTTTTTGCCATTTAAAATTTCAATAGCTTGAATAGCTGCCCACTCTCCATACTCTTTTGGATTTTTTGAATAAACAATAAGAGAAATTTGTGTATTACCCTTATCCCAAGATGCAGTAATAATTTTTGTATTTTTAAGTACAAAAGCAGCAATATCCTTATTTTTTTTTGTATTACTGAAAGTATTTAATCCCAATAATAAAATATCAGAAGTCTCTTGAATCTTAAGGAAAGCATCTTTCCATTCTTCTTTAGAATTAATAAAGTATTTCTGTATTTTTACTCCCAGTTTTTTTTCAAAAGATAAAGATGTTTTTTGGGAGGTTAAGGTATTGTCATTTAAATAAGCAATTCTGCTTCCTTTTGAATATTGTTTTAATAAAGAGATCAAAGGTTTTATTAAAGTAACTTCAACTTGTCCAGTAACATTTTCATAAGGAAACCCATACTCTTTTGCACTTTCATTTACTCCAATAAATAAAAAAGGCAGCTTCGAATTTTTATAATAAGGCACAATTAAATATTTTGATGCATTGTCTTCCGCTGCGATTACAAGGTCTGGTTGATACTTTTCAATAACTCTTTTTGCTTTAATCGCTGCATTTTGTTTAAAATCTTCACTTTTATTTCTTTTGGTATCCATTCTAATAATTTTTAAATCAAAATTTATCTTAGCTTTGTTTAATGTATTTATAAAGGTCGTAATTATATCGTTACTAGCACCATAGTTTAGGTGATAGGAATCAATATACAGAATTCGTTTTTTTTCTAAAATAGCTGAAAACAATAAGGATTGAAAAAGTACCAATATTAAAAAGGCGCAAATTGTTTTCATAGCACTTCCTTTACTGTAATAACAATTATTATTTGTATTTTACTTAAGTATTTTATCTTTACTTCTTATTCTTTTTACTTAGAACTTATACTTAACTTACGCTTTTAATTTATACTGTCACATAATAAAAATAAGGATTTAAAATGAAATTAGGAAAAAGTTTAGCAGTAGTAATGTTATTAGCAGCCATTGGATTATATGCAGCAGGTACAAAAAAGAGTATAAATGAGTTAGTTGAAAGTATTAATAATACAAAAAATAAACAAGAAAAAAGTATCTTGTTACAAGATCTTCAAAATAAATTAGTGAATATGAGTGTAAGTAAAAGAAAAGAAGCTCAAAAAGTCATAAAAGAAAAATTAATTTTAATTCAAATTCCAGCTCAATCGTAAAATCAATCAACTGAAAAAAGAATCACTTGTATTTATGCAAGTAATTCTTTTTAAAATAAAAGTTCTACTTTTGTGCCACTGTTTATTTCACTACTTATCAAAATACGTATCTTTAAGATAGCACATAACTGTTTTACAATGCTCATTCCAATTCCAAGTCCTGTTTCATTCTCTTTATAATAACGTTCAAAAACTTTTTTTACATTTTTAATTCCAATACCACTGTCTTGTATTGATATTTTATTTTCTTCTATTAAAATGTGCACTTCTCCATTTTTAACATTATACTTGCAGGCATTACTTATAATATTATCAAATATCCTCTGCATTGCTATTTTGTTACTTTGTATAATTAACTCACTTGTATTGTATTTAATTTGTATCTTTATTTTAGGATAAAGTTTTTCAAAAAGGCTGACTTTTTCTTTTATAATATCGTCCAAGTTAACCTGCTCATTTTTATCAATACTATGGGGACTTATAAACTCTAGGTTTTTATATAAAGAAGCTATTGTTTTAGCAGCCAATTCAATACGCTCTATTTCCTCAAAATCACCCCGCCTTTTTAATAGTTTTGCATTTAATAAAATAGATGTTGCAGGTGTATTTAAATCATGAATCAAGTCTTTTAAAAATTCTTCCAAAAAAGACAAGGCTTCTTTCATTGGTTTCATTGAATAATAAGCAAAAGCCATTGAAAAAAACAATAAAGAAGAAAATAAAAGCAAAGAAAACTTAATCATTTTTATAAAAAAAACAGAATGTTTTTTTTCAAGATTTTTCTGTTCATAAATCACTTTTAATAAATAAGGTGCAGCTGTTGACATTTTAAAATAAGCACAAAGTCCTTCTTTACAATGATAAATTTTAAACAGTTTTTTATCTTCTTTGTTTTCAATAACATCCAATATAAAGTGTTTTGATTTAAAATCAAAGGTATAATCCTTCATTTGATATAAAATATTCTCTTCCATATCTTTGATTTTGTCTTCATAATACATATAAAGAACAAGAGATGCAAATAAACTTAGGGGAATAAAAAAAAGTAAGGTAGTGGTTAAAAAAGATTTACGTTCATATTTCTTCAAGTCTGTACCCTATTCCTTTTGTATTAGTGATATCTAAATTCAACACTTTTTTTAATTTACTAATAAGTACTCTTAAGCCTGCATCACTTGGTTTATTCATATAATCAAAAAAATCACTCTTAGCTATTGTTAAATTCTTGTTTTTAAGAAGTAAAGCAAAAATATCCTTCTCAACTTGCCCTAAGGTCACTTCAACATTGTTTTTAAACACTCTGTTTTCTAATAAATCAAAAGATATCTCTTTATATACAAGAAAAGGATTTTTACGTTTTAATACCGCTTTTATGCGCATAAGAAACTCATCCATATCAAAAGGCTTTTTTATATAATCATCACAACCACAATTAAAACCCTGCAAAACTGCTTTCATATCAATTAGCGCCGTAAGGAAAAAAGTAGGGGTATTATCATTGGCTTGCCTTAATAATTTAAGTGTATCCATACCGTTAAGTAAAGGTACATTAATATCAAATAAATACAAATCATACTTATGTAAAAAAGTGAATTCCAGCACTTCTTGCCCATCATTTGCTAAGGTAACATCATAATTTTCTTCTTCTAAAATTTGAACAATAGTTGCACTAAGAATTGCATCATCTTCTAAAAGCAATATTTTCATTTTATTCACTTCTTTTTTCTTTGAATATATATAAGGGGAGTTTTCTTTTTTCTCTGATTACAGCAGCAGCAAGTTCTTTTGCTTCTTTATTGGCTTTTGCTAATTTTATTTTTAATTGCTCAAGGAATTGTTCTTTTTTATTTGTATTTTTTTCTTGTACTACTTTCTCTGCTAAAGAATCAATATCAAGATTCATAGCAAATATTGCACTTATAAAAAAGAGCGAAAAAACAATTATTTTCATACTACTTACCTAAACTGATTTTATTTTCTATTACAATAAGAGGCAAAAACTTAAAAGATCCAAGATCACATTTATTTTTTACGGCCAAAGTGAAATATTTTTCATAAGAAGTATTTGCTTTATTAATATTCTTAGCAAAAATACCAGAAGAATTATTTTTCACTAAAAACAACTGGGCTTTCGCACCCAAAAAATCATTTTTTTTAAAATATGCTTGATTAAATTCATTCTTAATATAAGAAGATGCATGTTTCATAGAAAAAATATAGTTTTTGCAATTTTTATCTACTTTTTTCTCCACAATAATTTTTTCGCTCTTTGTTTTTGTATTCTTTAAAGTAATGTTTTCTTTTTTATTAGCACAGCCTGTTATAAACACAAGAGAAAATAAACTTATCACAATAATTTTAATGAGTGACATTTTTTTGTACCTTTTTATAAAAATCATAAATAATGAGAATAATTATACAAATAAAGTACTTTATTTTATGTAAAACCAGCAGAAAGAAAAATTTTTAAAGAATTAAAAAATGATTTTTACACTTTTCAAAACTTCTAATAAAAAAAGACATTGTGCATAATAATGTATTTACTGCTATTATAAAAATATTAAAATATTTAGGAGATTATTTGATACAAAATGTAATATTACCTTCTTATCTTCTTGAAAATAAACATGCCTATACGCTCATAAATGAGGGAACTTTTATAGCATCCAAATCTAAACTTCACAAAAAAAACAAACTCTATTTAAGAAATACTAGCCATATGATGATATTATTAATAAAAGGAGAAAAAGTACTTCATTTAGAGGATGATGTACATATAAATAACAGTCAAATTCTTTTTTTGTCTCAAAATAATTATTTCATAAGTGAAATCATTAGTTCAAATAATACCTATGAATCAATTTTAATATGTTTTGACGACGATTTTGTTTTAAATTTTATTAAAAAATATAAGTTAAATATAAATACAACAAAACAAGAAACTGTTATTTGTATCAAAAAAGATATTTTTCTTGACACTTGCGTTAAAACTATTAATGAATATTTTACAAAAAAACTCCAAAATAAAGTTGCTTTACTAAAATTAAAAACGCATGAACTTTTTTTATATACCTTATCAAACAATAAAGATGCTTTTTTAGCTTTTTTGAACAATATCGTTAATACAAAAAGTTCAAGAGTACAGTATATTCTGGAATCAAATGTAGATATTTTAAATGATATCTCACAAATGTGCCAACTTACGGGATTAAGTAAAACTGCTTTACGAAAAGAGATGCAAAAACTTTATTTAAAAAACCCAAAAGAATGGTTAGATATGAACCGCCTGCTAAAAGCAAAAACCTTATTAAAAACAAGCAATGCCTCTATTTCTGATATTGCTACAAGTTGCGGATATTCGAGCGTTTCTTGGTTTATTGGGCAGTTTAAAAAATATTACAAAAGTACACCTTATTTATTTAGGCAAGAAAACTTATAAAAATAGATACTTTTCTTGTACTATTATCTTCTTCTTTCTATTATTATTCTTCATACAAGGAATATATAATGATTAATAAAAACCTATTTTTATTTGCTAAAGTTTTACCAAAAGCAGAAAATTTTCAAGATGCAAAAAAAGCACTTTTAAATATAATAGAAAAAACCAGAAAAGAAGAAGGTTGTTTACAGTTTCATTTACATGATGATAAACAGTACTTATATTTATATGAGGAATGGATTAATGAGCATGCTTTAATGTTGCATTATGAGCAAACATATACAAAAGATGTATTTAGAAAGTACGAAAGTTGGTTAAGCAAAGCTGTTGAAGTAAACAAAATGTATCTATCTTCTTAGGTAAGACTAAAGAATAGTTTATTCTATTCTTTAGTTCATTCAAAAATTTATCTTTTAAAACGTTTTAACGTATAATTTCCCAATCTTTAAAAATAGGTTGATAACCTCTTGCACGTATCATAGAAGATATTTCTTCTACAGAACGTTCATCTGAAATTTCAAACTGTGCTGTTGATTTATCAACATCAGTATATCCACCAACATCTGTTTTAGATCCAGCGGAGAATTTAGTAGCAGCAATATCAATTAAATTATCTCTAAATTTTGCTTCTTCTCTTGTAGATACATTCATTCCAATATTGGGCATATACAATCTATACGCTAACATAAACTGTACATAGGTTTTGTCGCTTATATTAAATTTGGGAGTAAAATCTCCTGCTGCATTATTAATTCTAGGCATAGAAATAGAAATTTCAGCATCAAAATATTTTTCCATTAAATACTTAGCATGCAAAGCAGATAAAAAAGCTTCAG
The genomic region above belongs to Campylobacteraceae bacterium and contains:
- a CDS encoding TolC family protein; its protein translation is MYTKLIFVGFIFCSLLEAISLKNVIENTIKENPEIKSFHKNTQANKYYIDEERASFLPSLTLDAYYEKKDIEEKTQNSNRDSTQKGHNVILKVSQLLYDGGKADARYDEQKNLYLSKKLANDFLIDNIIQTSLETYLDLVKYEEKLILVKHNLGVHENYLEIAINSEEVSGEKLDRLQVESKLATSYVRYYEDVEAQKNLNLTLKEVSNLEIKNEFICRPIVDESLIVLKEEAFIKEALFNNKEILEQITKIRKQNNVLSQNRLFLPSINAYITQEFDKDLDKVNTRKDELSFKIQLTYNLFNGFRDQSKYLQEKTFLNEAQILLDSLTNKVKKESALRHFIYFNIKNKIKYLKNYILYNKEILGIYHQQFEGGTRTFLDLVNQEAEVFKAKNDLIEQEFLHFKNYYQILKDLGLLTRTILKHQNTLCEKIVLSFDEYKSDSNEENDLIEILNDDLNASDTSLSKEKKPDEKIDSITQDSLNRAKDFTKDGTVNMMLDDMLTDIYNLEVDNDKKRVASFKIKVNKKVIPLSFEKKVEDNNINKKIEKKQNYNLRILSSVKEILPLEIKTEFLNESSKFYTIVILNVNKNISMKEFIRRYYLDDNYYNFKVKGKERILYGAYISSKEAKLAIEALHPHLQKMQVVVDLIKNQKSLYKK
- the fusA gene encoding elongation factor G, which produces MARVTPLHQVRNIGIAAHIDAGKTTTTERILFYTGVEHKIGEVHDGAATMDWMEQEQERGITITSAATTCHWKNPVDGTDTMINIIDTPGHVDFTIEVERSMRVLDGAVAVFCSVGGVQPQSETVWRQANKYRVPRIIFVNKMDRTGADFFSVESQVAERLKANPVPIQIPIGAEENFAGVIDLVQMKAIVWDLDAEMGSNYHVEEIPANLVDKANEYREKLVEAAAEQDEDLEMKYLEGEEITNDEIMAAIKKGCLAMNITPMICGTAFKNKGVQTLLDAVCRYLPSPVEVEDIKGETQDGEPVIVESSDEGEVAALAFKIMTDPFVGQLTFARIYRGVLKSGTYVLNSTKMKKERIGRLLKMHANKREEVSELYAGEIGAVVGLKSTITGDTLASEKDPVILEKMDFPEPVISVAVEPKTKADQEKMGVALGKLAQEDPSFRVKTDEESGQTIISGMGELHLEILVDRMKREFAVEAEVGAPQVAYRETIKNATKVEYKYAKQSGGKGQYGHVYLELTPLPSDSEENYIFKNNIKGGSVPKEYIPAVDKGCQEAMAGGILAGYPMVNIQVALYDGSYHDVDSSEMAFKLAASMGFKKGCRSDAAGPVILEPMMRVEIETPEDYMGDVIGDCNKRRGQVQSMDDRAGIKLVVAMVPLAEMFGYSTDLRSMSQGRATYSMVFDNYAEVPRNVSDEIIKKRNG
- the rpsG gene encoding 30S ribosomal protein S7, which translates into the protein MRRRKAPVREVMADPIYNSKVITKFINTVMLDGKKSTAQKIMYGAIANLDTRGEESGIEVFEKAIENVKPLLEVKSRRVGGATYQVPVEVRPVRRQTLSLRWLVDAARKRNERTMVERLANELFEAANDRGASFKKKEDMHRMAEANKAFAHYRW
- a CDS encoding 30S ribosomal protein S12, producing MPTINQLIRKERKKIVKKSKSPALESCPQRRGVCTRVYTTTPKKPNSALRKVAKVRLTSGFEVISYIGGEGHNLQEHSIVLVRGGRVKDLPGVKYHIVRGALDTAGVAGRTVARSKYGTKKPKKK
- a CDS encoding HAMP domain-containing histidine kinase, encoding MKKYERKSFLTTTLLFFIPLSLFASLVLYMYYEDKIKDMEENILYQMKDYTFDFKSKHFILDVIENKEDKKLFKIYHCKEGLCAYFKMSTAAPYLLKVIYEQKNLEKKHSVFFIKMIKFSLLLFSSLLFFSMAFAYYSMKPMKEALSFLEEFLKDLIHDLNTPATSILLNAKLLKRRGDFEEIERIELAAKTIASLYKNLEFISPHSIDKNEQVNLDDIIKEKVSLFEKLYPKIKIQIKYNTSELIIQSNKIAMQRIFDNIISNACKYNVKNGEVHILIEENKISIQDSGIGIKNVKKVFERYYKENETGLGIGMSIVKQLCAILKIRILISSEINSGTKVELLF
- a CDS encoding response regulator transcription factor, giving the protein MKILLLEDDAILSATIVQILEEENYDVTLANDGQEVLEFTFLHKYDLYLFDINVPLLNGMDTLKLLRQANDNTPTFFLTALIDMKAVLQGFNCGCDDYIKKPFDMDEFLMRIKAVLKRKNPFLVYKEISFDLLENRVFKNNVEVTLGQVEKDIFALLLKNKNLTIAKSDFFDYMNKPSDAGLRVLISKLKKVLNLDITNTKGIGYRLEEI
- a CDS encoding helix-turn-helix transcriptional regulator gives rise to the protein MIQNVILPSYLLENKHAYTLINEGTFIASKSKLHKKNKLYLRNTSHMMILLIKGEKVLHLEDDVHINNSQILFLSQNNYFISEIISSNNTYESILICFDDDFVLNFIKKYKLNINTTKQETVICIKKDIFLDTCVKTINEYFTKKLQNKVALLKLKTHELFLYTLSNNKDAFLAFLNNIVNTKSSRVQYILESNVDILNDISQMCQLTGLSKTALRKEMQKLYLKNPKEWLDMNRLLKAKTLLKTSNASISDIATSCGYSSVSWFIGQFKKYYKSTPYLFRQENL
- a CDS encoding antibiotic biosynthesis monooxygenase, whose product is MINKNLFLFAKVLPKAENFQDAKKALLNIIEKTRKEEGCLQFHLHDDKQYLYLYEEWINEHALMLHYEQTYTKDVFRKYESWLSKAVEVNKMYLSS